From Chryseobacterium shandongense, the proteins below share one genomic window:
- a CDS encoding SDR family NAD(P)-dependent oxidoreductase: MMNKKNEYALVTGATSGIGYELAKQFAKNGYDLVMVARNHEELKTKADEFKSFGINVITIAKNLFIEDDAYALYSELKLNGISPSILVNDAGQGVYGKFQDTDLHREVDIVNLNIVSVLILTKMFLKDRLPKGSGKILNLASIASKAPGPWHSVYHGTKAFVLSWSEAIREELKDTGITVTALLPGPTDTDFFNKADMNESKILEDKDNLASPEEVAIDGYNALMNGDDKVVSGLKNKLTVAMSNIATDSMAAHRMGEMQKPVNEK; this comes from the coding sequence ATGATGAACAAAAAAAATGAATATGCGCTGGTTACGGGAGCAACCAGCGGGATCGGCTATGAGCTTGCAAAACAGTTTGCTAAAAATGGATACGATCTTGTGATGGTGGCTCGTAATCATGAGGAACTAAAAACCAAAGCTGATGAATTTAAAAGTTTCGGGATTAATGTAATTACCATCGCTAAAAATCTCTTTATTGAAGATGATGCTTATGCTTTATACTCCGAACTGAAATTAAACGGAATCAGTCCTTCAATCCTTGTAAATGATGCAGGACAAGGTGTTTATGGAAAATTTCAGGATACCGACCTTCATCGGGAAGTAGATATTGTCAATCTGAATATCGTCTCAGTCCTTATTCTTACGAAAATGTTTTTAAAAGATCGTTTACCGAAAGGATCCGGAAAAATCCTCAACCTTGCGTCCATTGCAAGTAAAGCTCCAGGTCCATGGCATTCAGTATACCATGGTACAAAAGCGTTTGTCCTTTCCTGGTCAGAAGCTATACGGGAAGAACTTAAAGATACAGGAATTACGGTAACAGCACTTTTACCAGGACCAACAGATACAGATTTCTTTAATAAAGCAGATATGAACGAAAGCAAAATCCTGGAAGACAAAGACAATCTCGCATCACCGGAAGAAGTAGCGATAGATGGCTATAATGCCTTAATGAACGGTGACGATAAAGTAGTATCAGGATTAAAAAATAAACTGACGGTAGCCATGTCTAATATTGCAACAGACAGTATGGCTGCACACAGAATGGGAGAAATGCAGAAACCGGTAAATGAAAAGTAA
- a CDS encoding CinA family protein, which yields MEFQKNLLEYISQSLMTTDETISVAESVTSGCLQLAFSQMPNASMFYKGGLTTYTLQEKVRLLGVDAHEAEECDCVSENIAETMALNVAKLFESDWSIATTGYCTPIRNSSYKIFAFFSFSYKGEIVLTKKLELHPKTQALNAQLYYTEFILGCFKSEINQLLILK from the coding sequence ATGGAATTTCAAAAAAATCTTCTGGAGTATATCAGCCAGTCTTTAATGACTACCGATGAAACTATCTCAGTTGCAGAAAGTGTTACTTCAGGCTGTTTACAGCTCGCTTTCTCTCAGATGCCGAATGCATCAATGTTCTATAAAGGCGGACTAACAACCTATACATTACAGGAAAAAGTACGATTGTTGGGAGTTGATGCACATGAAGCCGAAGAATGCGACTGCGTTTCGGAGAACATTGCAGAAACAATGGCCCTGAATGTAGCAAAACTTTTCGAATCGGACTGGTCGATTGCTACAACGGGTTATTGTACCCCTATACGCAATTCTTCGTATAAAATTTTCGCTTTTTTCTCATTTTCTTATAAAGGAGAAATTGTTTTAACTAAAAAACTAGAACTTCATCCTAAAACACAGGCATTAAATGCTCAATTGTATTATACAGAATTTATCTTAGGATGCTTCAAAAGTGAAATTAATCAATTGTTAATCCTAAAATAA
- a CDS encoding zinc-dependent alcohol dehydrogenase, with amino-acid sequence MKAAVIHGPGLIKCDTVDDPIIKDSRDVILKVTSTAICGSDLHMYSGGIPQARPMVMGHEFMGIVEEVGQHITNLRVGDRVVVPFPVSCGSCYFCQHDLPTACEHSNPEHYGPEGGIVTDKGGALFGYTDLYGGYDGGQAQYVRVPYAHFGPRKVPDNLTDEQVLFLTDIFPTGYTGVMWGELKGGETVAIFGAGPVGSMSAKSAILHNAKKVIVIDTQQYRLDQIKNLTGCDTILWEDGQSVIDQIRDMTDGRGADLCIEAVGFEPDRNLIDRAKAVINFEKGSIKVLEACMSAVRRGGIVSILGVYPVNYDNFKLGQIFDKGITIKAGQCNVHTIIDELMDHVQSGRVKLDDIITHRLSLEDVSKGYEIFDKKQDGCVKVVLDPWKTSGF; translated from the coding sequence ATGAAAGCAGCAGTTATACACGGACCCGGTCTCATAAAATGCGATACCGTTGACGACCCGATTATTAAAGACTCCCGGGATGTTATTCTGAAAGTTACTTCAACAGCTATTTGCGGAAGTGATCTTCACATGTATTCCGGGGGAATTCCACAAGCAAGACCAATGGTAATGGGACATGAATTCATGGGAATTGTAGAAGAAGTAGGACAGCACATCACCAACCTACGCGTTGGAGACAGAGTTGTTGTTCCGTTTCCCGTTTCCTGTGGAAGCTGCTATTTTTGTCAGCACGATCTTCCAACCGCATGTGAGCATAGCAATCCGGAACATTACGGTCCGGAAGGTGGCATTGTAACCGACAAAGGAGGCGCGCTTTTCGGATATACGGATTTGTACGGAGGTTATGATGGAGGACAGGCACAGTATGTACGAGTTCCTTACGCACATTTCGGTCCGAGAAAAGTTCCGGATAATCTTACAGATGAACAGGTTTTGTTTCTTACTGATATATTTCCCACAGGCTATACAGGAGTGATGTGGGGAGAATTGAAAGGAGGAGAAACGGTAGCTATTTTCGGTGCCGGTCCTGTAGGTTCAATGTCGGCAAAATCTGCTATCCTGCATAATGCAAAAAAAGTAATCGTAATCGATACCCAGCAATACAGGCTGGACCAGATCAAAAATCTTACAGGCTGCGATACCATATTATGGGAAGACGGGCAAAGTGTGATAGATCAGATACGCGACATGACAGACGGAAGAGGAGCAGATCTTTGCATTGAGGCAGTAGGCTTTGAGCCGGATCGTAATCTGATAGATCGTGCAAAAGCCGTCATCAATTTTGAAAAAGGATCTATCAAAGTTTTAGAAGCCTGCATGAGCGCCGTAAGAAGGGGAGGAATTGTTTCAATTTTAGGTGTTTATCCTGTAAATTATGATAATTTCAAACTTGGACAGATTTTTGATAAAGGTATTACTATAAAAGCAGGCCAGTGCAACGTCCATACAATCATTGATGAGCTGATGGATCACGTACAGAGCGGCAGGGTAAAACTGGATGATATTATTACCCATCGTCTTTCGCTTGAGGATGTTTCCAAAGGATACGAAATTTTTGACAAAAAGCAGGACGGATGCGTAAAAGTAGTATTGGATCCTTGGAAGACATCAGGCTTTTAA
- a CDS encoding catalase — MKDNKPTNEKLNQLEDHMTSNQDEKLTTNQGLKINNNQDSLKAGDRGPTLLEDFILREKITHFDHERIPERVVHARGSGAHGVFKLTKSLAEYTRAGFLSEVGKETPVFVRFSTVAGNRGSTDLARDVRGFAVKFYTDEGNYDLVANNIPVFFIQDAIKFPDLVHAVKPEPHNEIPQAQSAHDTFWDFISLMPESTHMIMWLMSDRSIPRSYRMMEGFGVHSFKLINDEGKAHFVKFHFKPKLGVHSVAWDEAQRISGVDPDFHKRDLWESIENGVFPEWDFGVQLIPEEDEFKYDFDLLDPTKLVPEEEVPVQLVGTLTLNKNPENFFAETEQIAFHPGHIVPGIDFTNDPLLQGRLFSYTDTQLIRLGGPNFHEIPINKSVNVVHNNQRDGFMRQQIPKGKVSYEPNSIGGGCPYQAMMKEGGFVSQEARVSGTKVRERSESFVDHYSQAKLFYNSQSAPEKMHLQNALIFELSKVTIPAIRERMVSQLAFVDKDLASKVAAKVGVDVKELDFPNQSIPADADPSALQSEEREPNTKISEALSMQNTVKDTIMGRKIGFIMGDGADAAAINDLKTQLEGEDAVVEVIGTSMAPVKLNDGSSLTPKHSLTSNSSVSFDALYIAAGENSTKELLTPENKQHALNYVNEAYKHCKAIFFGEGTEPLYMNSNVSMKDHIDPAIVIAEDETPSDKFIKAIANHRVWDLEIERNSRN, encoded by the coding sequence ATGAAAGACAACAAACCGACTAACGAAAAACTGAACCAACTAGAGGATCACATGACTTCTAATCAAGATGAAAAGCTGACGACCAATCAGGGTTTAAAAATCAATAACAACCAGGATTCTCTGAAAGCTGGAGACAGAGGCCCAACCTTATTAGAAGATTTTATTTTAAGAGAAAAAATTACGCACTTCGATCACGAAAGAATCCCTGAAAGGGTAGTTCATGCAAGAGGATCCGGTGCGCACGGCGTATTTAAACTTACAAAAAGTCTTGCAGAATATACCAGAGCCGGCTTCTTATCCGAAGTAGGTAAAGAAACTCCCGTTTTTGTAAGATTTTCAACCGTAGCAGGAAACAGAGGTAGTACAGATCTTGCAAGAGATGTAAGAGGTTTTGCCGTAAAATTCTACACAGATGAAGGAAATTACGATCTTGTAGCCAATAATATTCCTGTATTCTTTATTCAGGATGCGATTAAATTTCCGGATCTTGTACACGCTGTAAAACCGGAACCGCACAACGAAATACCGCAGGCACAGTCTGCACACGATACTTTTTGGGATTTCATTTCTTTAATGCCGGAAAGTACCCATATGATTATGTGGCTCATGAGCGACAGATCAATACCAAGAAGTTACAGAATGATGGAAGGATTTGGTGTTCATTCCTTTAAATTAATTAATGATGAAGGGAAAGCTCATTTTGTAAAATTCCATTTCAAACCAAAATTAGGAGTACATTCAGTAGCATGGGACGAAGCACAGAGAATCTCCGGTGTAGATCCCGATTTTCATAAAAGAGATCTTTGGGAATCTATAGAAAACGGCGTTTTCCCGGAGTGGGATTTCGGGGTACAGCTAATTCCTGAAGAAGATGAATTTAAATATGATTTTGATCTTCTTGACCCTACCAAACTTGTTCCCGAAGAAGAAGTACCTGTTCAATTGGTAGGAACTTTAACACTAAATAAAAATCCCGAAAACTTCTTTGCAGAAACAGAACAGATTGCTTTCCATCCCGGACATATTGTTCCCGGAATCGACTTTACCAATGATCCGCTTTTACAGGGAAGACTTTTCTCTTATACTGACACTCAGCTCATAAGATTAGGAGGTCCTAATTTCCACGAAATCCCGATTAATAAATCGGTAAATGTTGTTCACAATAACCAGAGAGACGGTTTTATGAGACAGCAGATTCCTAAAGGAAAAGTGAGCTATGAGCCTAATTCTATCGGCGGAGGATGTCCATATCAGGCTATGATGAAGGAAGGAGGTTTTGTTTCCCAGGAAGCAAGAGTTTCCGGAACAAAGGTAAGAGAAAGAAGCGAGAGTTTTGTAGATCATTATTCACAGGCAAAATTATTTTACAATAGTCAGTCCGCACCCGAAAAAATGCACCTTCAGAACGCTTTGATATTTGAGCTTTCAAAAGTTACCATACCTGCAATCCGCGAGAGAATGGTAAGCCAACTGGCTTTCGTTGATAAAGATCTGGCATCAAAAGTTGCTGCTAAAGTAGGTGTTGATGTGAAAGAGCTAGACTTCCCGAACCAGAGTATTCCTGCAGATGCAGATCCTTCAGCATTGCAAAGTGAAGAAAGAGAACCCAACACTAAAATCTCCGAAGCATTAAGCATGCAGAATACCGTTAAAGACACTATAATGGGCAGAAAGATCGGCTTTATTATGGGAGACGGAGCAGATGCGGCAGCGATAAATGATTTAAAAACTCAGCTGGAAGGAGAAGATGCAGTTGTTGAGGTCATCGGCACAAGTATGGCACCCGTAAAATTGAATGACGGATCATCACTGACTCCTAAACATTCTTTAACGAGCAATTCTAGTGTTTCTTTTGATGCTCTATATATTGCGGCAGGAGAAAATTCCACTAAAGAATTACTCACTCCTGAAAACAAACAGCATGCACTGAATTATGTTAACGAAGCATACAAACACTGCAAAGCAATCTTCTTTGGCGAAGGAACCGAACCTCTTTATATGAACAGCAATGTAAGCATGAAAGATCACATCGATCCTGCTATTGTTATAGCAGAAGATGAAACTCCTTCTGATAAATTTATTAAAGCTATTGCCAATCACAGAGTCTGGGATCTTGAAATAGAAAGAAATTCCCGGAATTAA
- a CDS encoding YciE/YciF ferroxidase family protein translates to MATKTLDNKDNGNTGTSNSSPSSTGSSKKTASVDNATVDQNEMKNSPLHKFFVSALKDVYYAENAIIEALGKMQEAATTDELKEAFEDHQLMTQKHVSRLEKVFKLINETPEKKECKAIKGIIEEGEEIIKSTEEGSMTRDAALIIAAQKVEHYEIATYGGLAQLAITMGHDKAADLLEKTLQEEEDTDYELTEIAETFINFDAEQED, encoded by the coding sequence ATGGCAACAAAAACATTAGATAATAAAGATAACGGTAATACCGGTACAAGTAATTCATCTCCATCCTCAACAGGATCATCAAAAAAAACAGCTTCGGTAGATAATGCTACTGTAGATCAAAACGAGATGAAGAATTCTCCTTTGCACAAATTTTTTGTATCTGCACTTAAAGATGTGTATTACGCTGAAAATGCAATTATTGAAGCATTGGGAAAAATGCAGGAAGCAGCAACCACCGATGAATTGAAAGAAGCTTTTGAAGACCATCAGCTGATGACACAGAAACATGTAAGCAGACTTGAAAAAGTTTTTAAATTAATTAATGAAACTCCTGAGAAAAAAGAATGCAAAGCTATTAAAGGAATCATTGAAGAAGGTGAAGAAATCATTAAGTCTACTGAGGAAGGGTCTATGACAAGAGATGCAGCCTTAATAATTGCGGCACAGAAAGTAGAACACTACGAAATTGCAACATACGGCGGACTCGCACAGCTTGCTATTACGATGGGCCACGATAAAGCAGCTGACCTGCTCGAAAAAACTTTACAGGAAGAAGAAGATACCGATTACGAACTTACGGAAATCGCTGAAACTTTCATCAATTTTGATGCAGAACAGGAAGATTAG
- a CDS encoding KGG domain-containing protein, with protein MNTRNSRNRRGNSGSSSNLEEIYQLGYDHGYSDASQDEEYDDDFSEYEDYFDEDYDDDEDYDDEDYDDEDYDDDEDYDDDDNDNRGRGRGRSGNGNQQRDTQGRFTSGSGRGGSRGGSGRSSGSGSGRGRNSGGSSSSGGRGRSSGSSSSNNDNYDHRHDNPGRPRGSRNSGGRSSGSGSNSNSGRSGSGNNRSNSGSGNNSGSGRGSNSGSGNGSSKRGFASMSKAERTRIARMGGQASHNGGRSSGSGRSGFGGRRNNS; from the coding sequence ATGAACACTAGAAATTCAAGAAATCGTAGAGGAAACTCAGGTTCATCAAGCAATCTCGAAGAAATCTATCAATTAGGTTATGACCACGGTTATAGCGATGCGTCACAAGACGAAGAATATGATGATGACTTCTCGGAGTATGAAGATTACTTTGACGAAGATTACGATGATGATGAAGATTATGATGACGAAGATTACGACGATGAGGATTATGATGATGACGAAGACTACGATGATGATGATAATGATAACAGAGGAAGAGGCAGAGGAAGATCAGGAAACGGAAACCAGCAAAGAGATACCCAGGGAAGATTTACCTCCGGAAGCGGTAGAGGCGGTTCTCGTGGAGGATCAGGACGTAGTTCAGGTTCTGGCTCAGGAAGAGGACGAAATTCAGGCGGATCATCAAGTTCCGGAGGCAGAGGCAGGTCGTCAGGCTCATCCAGCTCAAATAATGACAACTATGATCACAGACACGATAATCCGGGAAGACCAAGAGGAAGCAGGAACAGTGGAGGGAGATCCTCAGGTTCTGGTTCCAATTCAAATTCCGGAAGATCAGGCTCAGGCAACAACAGAAGCAATTCAGGATCAGGAAATAACAGCGGTTCAGGTCGAGGTTCAAACTCAGGATCTGGTAATGGTTCATCCAAAAGAGGTTTCGCTTCAATGAGCAAGGCAGAACGTACGAGAATTGCTCGTATGGGCGGACAGGCCTCTCACAACGGCGGAAGATCTTCAGGTTCCGGCAGATCTGGATTTGGAGGTAGACGTAATAATTCATAA
- a CDS encoding Crp/Fnr family transcriptional regulator yields the protein MKTISCMNIEPELLFSYGAEKKLYRHNEIIYREGDHSAYYYQIVKGKIKLNSYNDEGKEFIHNIIGEKQSFGDSMLFVEKFYVMNAISISDTELIRLPKNSFLDLLKNNPEVSLEMNACLSQRLYFKAIMLQNMSSQNPIVRLEGLLNYLKSYHDGECDHCFPVELTRQQIANLTGLRVETVIRTLKKMEKQGMLKIKDRKILY from the coding sequence ATGAAAACAATCAGCTGCATGAATATTGAGCCAGAGCTCCTTTTCTCATACGGTGCCGAAAAGAAACTGTACAGGCACAATGAGATCATATACAGAGAAGGCGATCATTCAGCTTATTATTATCAGATCGTAAAAGGAAAAATAAAACTAAACAGTTATAACGACGAGGGAAAAGAATTCATTCATAACATTATAGGCGAAAAACAAAGTTTTGGAGATTCCATGCTTTTTGTTGAAAAATTTTATGTAATGAATGCCATATCTATCTCTGATACAGAACTCATAAGGCTGCCAAAAAACAGCTTTCTGGATCTTCTGAAAAATAATCCCGAAGTATCACTTGAAATGAATGCTTGTCTATCACAGAGATTATATTTTAAGGCCATCATGTTACAAAATATGTCTTCTCAAAATCCTATTGTTCGACTTGAAGGATTGCTCAATTACCTGAAAAGCTATCATGACGGAGAATGTGATCACTGCTTTCCGGTAGAACTGACCCGACAGCAAATTGCCAATCTTACGGGGCTTCGGGTGGAAACTGTTATCAGAACCTTAAAAAAAATGGAAAAACAAGGCATGCTCAAAATAAAAGACCGAAAAATTTTATACTAA
- a CDS encoding Crp/Fnr family transcriptional regulator has translation MVIKEEVLHSVGAIVRHYQSGEVIFNEGDVPKYYYQIITGQAKLNNYTDDGKEIIQTLLEEGQSIGESLLFIDKMYPVNAVALTQCSVQRLPKVVFLDLIKLYPEISMDMNKTLSQKLYFKLIMSQNLSSQNPAAKLKVLMDYLKSSQKNQSPYSFMIPLTRQQMASLTGLCVETAIRTIKIMERNKIVKIKDRKILY, from the coding sequence ATGGTTATTAAAGAAGAAGTTCTGCATTCAGTAGGCGCAATTGTCAGGCATTACCAGTCTGGAGAAGTTATTTTTAACGAAGGGGACGTACCCAAATATTATTATCAGATCATAACAGGCCAGGCAAAGCTGAATAATTACACTGATGACGGCAAAGAGATCATACAGACACTCTTGGAAGAGGGACAAAGCATAGGAGAATCATTGCTTTTTATTGATAAGATGTATCCTGTAAACGCTGTTGCCCTTACTCAATGTTCTGTCCAGAGACTTCCTAAAGTGGTTTTCCTGGATCTGATAAAGCTTTATCCTGAAATATCGATGGACATGAATAAAACCTTATCTCAAAAGCTTTATTTTAAACTTATAATGTCTCAAAACCTTTCTTCCCAAAATCCTGCGGCAAAACTTAAAGTATTGATGGATTACCTTAAAAGCTCTCAAAAAAACCAGTCTCCTTACTCATTTATGATTCCGCTTACCAGACAGCAAATGGCAAGTCTCACTGGCCTTTGCGTAGAAACAGCAATCAGAACTATAAAAATAATGGAGAGAAATAAGATTGTAAAGATTAAGGACAGGAAAATTTTGTATTAA
- a CDS encoding Crp/Fnr family transcriptional regulator: MKNINNYLSKVLDVPLEKVNMCSLHYEVKKIQKNQFLLQYGEICRYIYFVEKGLIKMYSIDKNGKEHIIQFAPESWLISDRSSLYFNEKSIYYIEAVEDSEVLLLHPDFINKLIGEFPNSLEKSDILLQKHIKSLQDRINSLLGETAEERYMKFIKMYPDLLMRVPQWMIASYLGITPESLSRVRKELARKNFVPDSK; the protein is encoded by the coding sequence ATGAAGAATATCAATAATTATCTATCCAAAGTTCTCGACGTTCCTTTAGAAAAAGTGAATATGTGCAGCCTGCATTATGAGGTGAAGAAAATACAGAAAAATCAGTTTCTTTTGCAGTATGGCGAAATTTGCCGGTATATTTATTTTGTCGAAAAAGGACTAATCAAGATGTATTCCATCGATAAAAACGGAAAAGAACACATCATACAGTTTGCACCCGAAAGCTGGCTTATTTCAGATCGCAGTAGCCTCTATTTTAATGAAAAATCTATTTATTACATTGAAGCTGTGGAAGATTCTGAAGTTCTTCTCCTGCATCCTGATTTCATTAATAAACTTATTGGCGAATTTCCCAACAGTCTAGAAAAAAGCGATATTCTTCTTCAGAAACATATAAAAAGCCTTCAGGATAGAATCAATTCTTTATTAGGAGAAACTGCAGAGGAACGTTATATGAAATTTATTAAAATGTATCCGGATCTGCTCATGAGAGTTCCGCAATGGATGATTGCATCTTATTTGGGAATAACTCCCGAAAGCTTAAGCCGGGTTCGAAAAGAGCTTGCCAGAAAGAATTTTGTTCCGGATAGTAAGTAA
- the ytxJ gene encoding bacillithiol system redox-active protein YtxJ, translating to MSFFDKIFGGKEEGSEKNLLWKYIQSEEDLKKAIEHSFNQKIAIFKHSTSCFISKTVLKNFEKEIENSDNKPELYFLDLLAHRSISNKIAADLNIRHESPQLLVIENGKVVNSASHQHISADQIV from the coding sequence ATGAGTTTTTTTGACAAAATATTTGGCGGAAAGGAAGAAGGTTCGGAAAAGAATCTGCTATGGAAATATATACAATCTGAAGAGGATCTGAAAAAAGCAATTGAACATTCATTCAATCAAAAGATAGCCATCTTCAAACATTCCACAAGCTGTTTCATCAGCAAAACGGTTTTGAAGAATTTTGAAAAGGAAATCGAGAACTCAGACAATAAACCAGAATTGTATTTTTTGGATTTGCTTGCTCATAGAAGTATTTCAAATAAAATAGCGGCAGATCTCAACATAAGGCATGAAAGTCCACAATTACTAGTAATTGAAAACGGAAAGGTAGTTAATAGTGCTTCACATCAACACATATCGGCAGACCAAATCGTATAA
- a CDS encoding DUF1569 domain-containing protein, with protein MVKKSLHYTECFEEIIYRIHLLDKNSQAMWGKMNVCQMMRHCNLVLQVPIRKLELPKINRLFTAIGTITKWEIQIFNNGIPRNMPTFQKLIINFECDFEEEKENLLKTLAEYRICFGNKNLPENHVLFGKMKEEDWGFLEYKHLHHHLKQFNV; from the coding sequence GTGGTAAAAAAAAGTCTTCACTACACTGAATGTTTCGAAGAAATTATTTACAGAATTCATCTTCTGGACAAAAATTCCCAGGCAATGTGGGGCAAAATGAATGTCTGCCAGATGATGAGACACTGTAACCTTGTGCTTCAGGTTCCGATCAGAAAATTAGAGCTTCCAAAAATTAACCGATTATTTACAGCAATTGGAACAATAACCAAATGGGAAATTCAGATCTTTAATAACGGAATTCCCAGAAATATGCCCACTTTTCAAAAACTTATTATTAATTTTGAGTGTGATTTTGAAGAAGAAAAAGAAAACCTTCTGAAAACCCTTGCAGAATACAGGATCTGTTTCGGGAACAAAAATCTACCGGAGAATCATGTGCTTTTTGGTAAAATGAAAGAAGAAGACTGGGGATTTCTGGAGTATAAGCATCTCCATCATCACTTAAAACAATTTAATGTATGA
- a CDS encoding YfiT family bacillithiol transferase, whose translation MNDIDQKKFPIGTFKEPENICDITLDEYIKVIKDFPGKLKNLIEDFSDDQLDTQYREGGWTVRQLVNHIADSHINSFVRFKLALTEDNPTIKPYDEAKWAELQDSQNMPVKPAMRMIRGTHQRWTALLKSMTNKQFERTFHHPEHNKNYDLRHCLALYVWHCNHHFAHIENIKKEKGW comes from the coding sequence ATGAACGATATAGATCAAAAAAAGTTTCCGATAGGAACCTTTAAAGAACCTGAAAACATCTGTGACATAACCCTTGATGAGTATATAAAAGTAATCAAAGATTTTCCGGGAAAACTAAAAAACCTGATCGAAGATTTCTCCGATGATCAGCTTGATACACAATACAGAGAAGGCGGATGGACAGTAAGACAGCTGGTAAACCATATTGCTGACAGTCACATCAATAGTTTCGTACGCTTCAAACTCGCACTTACAGAAGATAATCCTACGATAAAACCCTATGATGAGGCAAAATGGGCAGAACTTCAGGACAGCCAGAACATGCCGGTAAAACCAGCGATGAGAATGATAAGAGGAACGCACCAGAGATGGACAGCATTGCTCAAAAGCATGACGAATAAACAGTTTGAAAGAACTTTCCATCATCCTGAACATAATAAAAACTACGACTTGAGACACTGCCTAGCCTTATACGTATGGCATTGCAATCATCACTTTGCTCATATCGAAAACATCAAGAAAGAAAAAGGGTGGTAA
- the pncA gene encoding bifunctional nicotinamidase/pyrazinamidase, with protein sequence MKKALIIVDVQNDFCEGGALAVPGANEVIPYINALMDENEYDQIVLTQDWHPANHKSFASNNGRKVGESIILNGVPQFMWPDHCIQGTFGAEFHKDLNRDKVTHIVQKGKNVEIDSYSGFQDNNHFMKTGLDDFLKYHDIQLLEIVGLAMDYCVKFTCIDAVNSGYVTCLHFNGTRAVNVKPDNGRDAIYDMIQKGVTVLG encoded by the coding sequence ATGAAAAAAGCGTTAATAATCGTAGATGTGCAGAATGATTTTTGTGAAGGTGGTGCCTTAGCTGTTCCCGGAGCCAATGAAGTTATTCCTTACATCAATGCCCTGATGGATGAGAATGAATACGATCAGATAGTTTTAACCCAGGACTGGCATCCTGCTAACCATAAAAGTTTTGCCAGCAATAATGGCAGAAAAGTAGGCGAAAGCATTATTTTAAACGGAGTTCCGCAGTTCATGTGGCCGGACCACTGTATCCAGGGCACTTTCGGAGCAGAATTTCATAAAGATCTCAATAGGGATAAAGTGACCCATATTGTCCAGAAAGGAAAAAATGTGGAGATTGACAGCTACAGCGGTTTCCAGGATAATAATCATTTTATGAAAACCGGACTGGATGATTTTTTGAAATACCACGATATTCAATTACTGGAAATTGTAGGTCTTGCAATGGACTATTGTGTTAAATTTACTTGTATAGATGCTGTTAACAGCGGATATGTAACCTGTCTTCATTTTAACGGTACAAGAGCTGTGAATGTAAAGCCTGATAATGGACGGGATGCTATATACGATATGATTCAAAAGGGAGTAACTGTTCTTGGATGA